In Hyphomicrobium denitrificans 1NES1, one DNA window encodes the following:
- the thrC gene encoding threonine synthase — translation MKYISTRGGAEALGFEDVLLAGLARDGGLYVPEVWPTLTPQTISSFRNKPFVEIAVDVIHPFTGDEISREELHRMASDAYATFDTPDVTPLVELKPGLTILELFHGPTLAFKDVAMQLLARLMDHVLDKRNARATIVGATSGDTGGAAIEAFRSSKRVDVVILFPKGRVSDVQRRMMTTPLESNVHAVAIEGTFDDCQALVKAMFNDHAFRDRVELSGVNSINWARIVAQVTYYFWAASRIGAERPLSFSVPTGNFGDIFASYVAKRMGLPIEKLIIASNENDILPRAVATGVYAMKDVIATTSPSMDIQISSNFERYLFEASDRDADLVRSSMTSLIATGRFELGRVSQRLKEDFAAVSASEADVADAIRRTKAMYGYVLDPHTACAFVAAERVAPQGNTVILSTAHPTKFPDAIEAITGTRPTLPAHQAHLMTDAERFDTLPNSLSSVQNFVLQHCRVSTGTAL, via the coding sequence TTGAAATACATTTCTACGCGGGGCGGAGCGGAAGCGCTCGGGTTTGAAGACGTCCTGCTTGCGGGACTGGCGCGCGATGGCGGTCTCTACGTTCCCGAAGTCTGGCCGACGTTGACGCCTCAGACCATTTCATCGTTTCGAAATAAGCCGTTCGTCGAGATTGCCGTCGACGTCATTCATCCTTTCACGGGCGATGAGATCTCGCGCGAAGAGTTGCATCGAATGGCATCGGATGCCTATGCGACCTTCGATACGCCCGACGTGACGCCGCTCGTCGAACTCAAACCCGGCCTGACCATCCTTGAGCTTTTCCACGGCCCAACGCTCGCATTCAAAGACGTCGCGATGCAGCTTTTGGCGCGACTGATGGATCATGTGCTCGACAAGCGAAACGCACGCGCCACGATTGTCGGCGCGACATCCGGCGACACCGGCGGTGCCGCAATCGAGGCATTCCGGTCCTCGAAGCGTGTCGACGTCGTGATCCTTTTCCCAAAAGGCCGCGTTTCTGACGTTCAGCGGCGGATGATGACGACGCCGTTGGAATCGAATGTCCATGCCGTCGCGATAGAAGGGACATTTGACGATTGTCAGGCCCTCGTCAAAGCGATGTTCAACGATCATGCGTTTCGCGATCGCGTCGAGCTTTCCGGAGTCAACTCGATCAATTGGGCACGCATCGTCGCGCAGGTGACGTACTATTTCTGGGCGGCGTCACGCATTGGGGCCGAGCGTCCATTGTCATTTTCCGTTCCGACGGGAAACTTCGGCGACATTTTTGCGAGCTATGTCGCAAAGCGTATGGGCCTTCCGATTGAAAAACTCATTATCGCATCGAACGAGAACGATATTCTGCCACGCGCCGTCGCAACGGGCGTCTATGCGATGAAAGATGTGATCGCCACCACGTCGCCATCGATGGACATTCAGATCTCATCGAATTTCGAACGCTATCTGTTTGAGGCATCCGATCGGGATGCCGATCTCGTTCGTAGTTCGATGACGTCGCTGATCGCCACGGGACGTTTCGAACTCGGGCGCGTGAGCCAGCGCCTCAAGGAGGATTTCGCCGCGGTATCGGCGTCGGAAGCTGACGTCGCGGACGCGATTCGCCGGACGAAAGCCATGTATGGTTATGTTCTCGATCCGCATACGGCTTGCGCGTTCGTGGCGGCCGAGCGCGTGGCGCCGCAAGGCAATACGGTTATTCTTTCGACTGCGCATCCTACAAAGTTTCCGGATGCAATCGAAGCCATCACAGGCACGCGGCCAACCTTGCCGGCACATCAGGCGCACCTCATGACCGACGCCGAAAGGTTCGATACGCTGCCGAACAGCCTCTCCTCGGTGCAAAACTTTGTCCTGCAACATTGCCGCGTCTCGACGGGAACAGCGCTATGA
- a CDS encoding SURF1 family protein yields MFARWRAAGLILPSLLTLALLPLLIGLGNWQWHRKAWKEDLIAKIDARRTAEPVSYPAALAKYVKDGDVEYLHVRVTGTFDHSHERHLYAPAAETQGWHVYTPLKPEGGLPPVFVNRGWVPDTLKDPSKRPEGQVQGPVAVTGLVRLPEHKGWFTPDNDYGANQWYWRDIDAMRWGAQGPPSPLQFNVENQQAYAPFSIDADATPENPGGWPKGGTTLINLPNSHLQYVVTWYGLAVTLICVFAVFARQRLKALENGPQQS; encoded by the coding sequence ATGTTTGCGCGCTGGCGTGCCGCCGGTCTCATCCTGCCGTCGCTTTTGACGCTCGCTCTGCTGCCGTTGCTGATTGGTCTCGGCAACTGGCAATGGCATCGCAAGGCGTGGAAGGAAGATCTGATCGCAAAGATCGATGCGCGGCGAACGGCCGAGCCGGTCTCCTACCCAGCCGCGCTTGCCAAGTATGTCAAAGACGGCGACGTCGAATATCTGCACGTTCGTGTTACAGGGACGTTCGACCATAGCCACGAGCGCCACCTCTACGCTCCGGCAGCCGAAACGCAGGGGTGGCACGTCTACACGCCATTGAAGCCGGAGGGCGGATTGCCCCCCGTGTTTGTGAACCGTGGCTGGGTTCCGGATACGCTCAAGGACCCTTCAAAACGACCGGAAGGCCAGGTTCAGGGGCCCGTCGCGGTAACCGGCCTGGTCCGCCTGCCGGAGCACAAAGGCTGGTTCACACCGGATAACGACTACGGCGCAAATCAATGGTACTGGCGCGACATCGATGCCATGCGATGGGGCGCGCAGGGGCCGCCATCGCCTCTGCAGTTCAACGTTGAAAATCAGCAGGCCTATGCGCCGTTTTCGATCGACGCCGACGCAACGCCCGAAAATCCGGGCGGTTGGCCGAAGGGGGGGACTACGCTGATCAATTTGCCCAATTCACATTTGCAATATGTCGTGACGTGGTACGGCTTGGCCGTGACGCTGATTTGCGTCTTCGCGGTGTTTGCGCGCCAGCGCCTGAAGGCGCTGGAAAACGGGCCCCAACAATCTTAA
- a CDS encoding DUF983 domain-containing protein — protein sequence MSSSSTSPSPFLVGLKCVCPRCGKGKLFSGPLNPLNMRDHCDKCGLDYKFVDTGDGPAVFGIFILGFFCVGGALIAEFKFGVPWWMHVLLWGILTPIFTVFLLRFLKATLIALQFRNKAEEGRVAKE from the coding sequence GTGTCTAGCTCAAGCACATCGCCATCCCCGTTCCTCGTGGGATTGAAATGCGTCTGCCCGCGGTGCGGCAAAGGGAAGTTGTTTTCCGGTCCGCTCAACCCGCTCAACATGCGTGACCACTGCGACAAGTGCGGTTTGGATTACAAGTTCGTTGATACGGGTGATGGCCCGGCCGTTTTTGGAATCTTCATTCTTGGCTTTTTCTGTGTCGGCGGAGCGCTGATCGCCGAGTTCAAATTCGGCGTCCCCTGGTGGATGCATGTTCTGCTCTGGGGTATTCTGACACCGATCTTCACTGTCTTTCTGCTGCGCTTCCTGAAGGCGACCCTGATCGCCCTGCAGTTTAGGAACAAAGCCGAGGAAGGTCGCGTCGCCAAGGAGTAA
- a CDS encoding cytochrome c oxidase subunit 3 — MADTHVKHHDYHLVNPSPWPLLASIAALLTAIGGIAWMRTHVDGEGVLGIKGWYLFAIGFTALVASAWAWWLDVIREANEGYQTPVVQLHLRYGMIMFIASEVMFFVAWFWAYFDNALFPAGVHELMNNAGQLVGLTTRDELFGGKWPPVPAETAASIPGYFKHTFNPWGLPLVNTLILLTSGCTVTWAHHSLLKNDRRGLVIGLILTVLLGITFTLCQAIEYSHAGFSFAGHAYGSTFFMATGFHGAHVIIGTIFLFVCLIRSIRGAFTPQQHFGFEAAAWYWHFVDVVWLFLFACIYVWGAGPIAPGAE, encoded by the coding sequence ATGGCAGATACGCATGTGAAGCATCACGACTATCATCTGGTAAATCCCAGTCCTTGGCCGCTCCTCGCGTCCATTGCGGCGTTGCTTACCGCCATCGGTGGCATCGCCTGGATGCGCACGCACGTCGACGGTGAGGGCGTGCTCGGCATCAAAGGCTGGTACCTGTTTGCTATCGGGTTTACCGCTCTCGTCGCGTCGGCATGGGCTTGGTGGCTCGACGTTATCCGCGAAGCCAACGAAGGCTACCAGACGCCGGTCGTGCAGCTCCATCTGCGCTACGGCATGATCATGTTCATCGCCTCGGAGGTCATGTTCTTCGTCGCCTGGTTCTGGGCTTACTTCGATAACGCCCTATTCCCCGCAGGCGTCCACGAGTTAATGAACAATGCGGGCCAGCTTGTTGGCCTGACGACCCGGGACGAACTCTTCGGCGGGAAATGGCCGCCGGTACCTGCCGAGACGGCTGCCTCCATACCGGGTTATTTCAAGCACACGTTTAATCCGTGGGGCTTGCCGCTGGTCAACACGCTCATCCTTTTGACTTCGGGATGCACGGTGACCTGGGCCCACCATTCGCTGCTGAAGAACGACCGCCGTGGATTGGTGATCGGTCTTATCCTAACGGTGCTGCTCGGCATCACTTTCACGCTCTGCCAGGCGATCGAATATAGCCATGCCGGCTTCAGCTTCGCGGGCCATGCTTATGGTTCGACGTTCTTCATGGCGACGGGTTTCCACGGCGCGCACGTGATCATCGGCACGATCTTCCTGTTCGTTTGCCTTATCCGTTCGATCAGAGGCGCCTTCACCCCTCAGCAGCACTTCGGGTTTGAGGCCGCAGCCTGGTATTGGCACTTCGTCGACGTCGTCTGGCTGTTCCTCTTCGCCTGTATCTATGTCTGGGGCGCGGGTCCGATAGCACCGGGCGCTGAATAA